A genome region from Arthrobacter sp. V1I9 includes the following:
- a CDS encoding AI-2E family transporter: MARATRLPDHGPGSDIPQPVPAAGSGLHQQAPAPAATSRKQEPKPPSALWADGLGRVGVRSAQVLLILTVAVVSVYALMQIKLLVIPILIALILAAAIGPFVNMLRRRGMKGGLATGIAFIGLLLVLGAVSTVIYYSVRNQWGELAQQAASGLDELERFLLTGPIPLEQAQLDQAREGITQFATSSQVRSGALTGLSVVTEFLAGASLVVIILFFFLKDGAKIWNFFLRPFKGEREAKLRRVGSRTLEVLGGYVRGTAIVALVDTVAIGAALLIMQVPLAIPLAIIVFIGAFVPLVGATVAGILAALVALVANGPVVALIVVAVVIAVNQLEGDLLQPIVMGKSLQLHALVILMALTAGTILAGIVGAVLSVPLAAVAWAIIQVWTAEDPNMEDMNPDLPPPNSQPI, translated from the coding sequence ATGGCGCGAGCAACACGCCTGCCCGACCACGGGCCGGGCAGCGACATTCCGCAGCCGGTCCCCGCGGCCGGGTCAGGCCTGCACCAGCAGGCACCCGCACCCGCAGCCACTTCAAGAAAGCAGGAACCCAAGCCCCCCAGCGCGCTATGGGCCGATGGGCTGGGCAGGGTGGGCGTCCGCTCGGCGCAGGTCCTGCTGATCCTGACAGTCGCCGTCGTATCCGTTTACGCGCTGATGCAGATCAAGCTCCTGGTAATTCCGATCCTGATTGCACTCATCCTGGCAGCCGCCATCGGCCCGTTCGTGAACATGCTCCGGCGCCGCGGGATGAAAGGCGGCCTGGCCACCGGCATCGCGTTTATCGGGTTGCTGCTGGTACTGGGCGCCGTTTCCACTGTGATTTACTACTCGGTCCGCAATCAGTGGGGCGAACTTGCACAACAGGCTGCTTCAGGACTGGATGAGCTGGAGCGGTTCCTGCTCACCGGCCCCATCCCCCTCGAGCAGGCGCAGCTGGACCAGGCCCGTGAGGGAATCACCCAGTTCGCGACGAGCAGCCAGGTCCGTTCGGGTGCCCTCACGGGACTCTCCGTGGTTACTGAGTTCCTTGCCGGGGCAAGCCTTGTGGTGATCATCCTGTTCTTCTTCCTGAAGGACGGCGCCAAAATCTGGAACTTTTTCCTCCGCCCCTTCAAGGGGGAACGTGAGGCAAAGCTGCGGCGGGTCGGCAGCCGCACCCTTGAGGTCCTGGGCGGCTACGTCCGGGGCACCGCCATCGTGGCACTGGTGGACACCGTCGCCATCGGGGCTGCGCTGCTGATCATGCAGGTTCCGCTGGCCATCCCCTTGGCCATCATCGTTTTCATCGGAGCCTTCGTCCCGCTGGTGGGTGCAACTGTTGCGGGCATCCTCGCCGCACTGGTGGCCCTGGTGGCCAACGGTCCCGTGGTGGCGCTGATTGTGGTGGCGGTGGTTATCGCCGTCAACCAGCTTGAGGGCGACCTCCTGCAGCCGATCGTCATGGGCAAGTCGCTGCAACTCCATGCCCTGGTGATCCTGATGGCGCTGACCGCCGGAACCATCCTGGCCGGCATCGTGGGTGCGGTGCTGTCCGTCCCGCTGGCCGCCGTCGCCTGGGCCATCATCCAGGTATGGACAGCAGAGGATCCGAACATGGAAGACATGAACCCGGACCTGCCACCGCCCAACAGCCAGCCCATCTAG
- a CDS encoding MFS transporter: MPATPPAPAPLTAPAPAPASAPAPSPGPAASAMTAGTAPTRPRSAVVFGVIALVLIGLNLRAGITGASALLHDLQMVLGYGPLVAAFIPSIPTLCFALAGAGTSWLTGRLGVEKAILLSLAMLAGGLLLRGIPATGMLVAGSVVGMSGLAVCNVAMPSFIREHFAHRTSLMTAVYTVTMTTGATVASVAVVPLAQALGSPSAAVGAIGITAVAAFLGFLPVALHAHRNSTRSTAGHVSPWPLLSTRKGLLLTAIFTLQSLLAYALLSWFPYMLTTMGLDASESGLMFGLMQLVSVPSGMLLIAIGSRPKMLRPAFYLVSITMAAGVALLLVLPVGLAIVPAILLGFGLGIFPLVMVMISRSGSSTAETTALSTLAQSIGYLLATTGPFGMGLLHSATGGWTLPLALLLALALVQVVVAHLITGSAMTRSVAGTSPGNLAGASAGRAAGKRK; encoded by the coding sequence ATGCCCGCCACTCCCCCTGCCCCTGCACCGCTCACAGCCCCCGCGCCCGCACCTGCATCGGCACCCGCGCCCTCGCCCGGGCCTGCCGCGTCCGCGATGACTGCCGGGACAGCACCTACCAGGCCCCGATCCGCCGTCGTATTCGGGGTAATTGCGCTGGTGCTGATTGGGCTCAACCTGCGCGCAGGCATCACCGGGGCATCGGCGCTGCTGCACGACCTGCAGATGGTGCTGGGTTACGGGCCGCTGGTGGCTGCGTTTATCCCGTCGATCCCCACCCTGTGCTTTGCCCTGGCGGGAGCGGGCACGTCATGGCTTACGGGCAGGCTGGGGGTGGAGAAGGCGATCCTCCTGTCCCTGGCCATGCTGGCCGGCGGCCTCCTGCTGCGCGGGATCCCCGCCACCGGGATGCTGGTCGCCGGCAGCGTAGTGGGAATGTCCGGGCTCGCCGTCTGCAACGTGGCAATGCCGTCCTTCATCCGCGAGCACTTCGCCCACCGGACCTCCCTCATGACCGCCGTCTACACGGTGACCATGACCACCGGGGCTACGGTCGCCTCCGTCGCCGTCGTCCCGCTGGCTCAGGCCCTCGGATCCCCGTCCGCCGCCGTCGGCGCCATTGGCATTACTGCCGTGGCGGCGTTCCTGGGTTTCCTGCCCGTGGCTCTGCACGCCCACCGGAACAGCACGCGTTCGACGGCGGGGCACGTGTCCCCCTGGCCCTTGCTGAGCACCCGGAAAGGGCTGCTGCTGACGGCTATTTTCACGCTCCAGTCCCTGCTGGCTTACGCACTGCTGAGCTGGTTCCCGTACATGCTCACCACTATGGGGCTAGATGCCTCGGAGAGTGGGCTGATGTTCGGACTGATGCAGCTGGTATCCGTTCCCTCGGGCATGCTGCTCATCGCCATCGGTTCCCGCCCCAAGATGCTGCGCCCCGCGTTTTACCTGGTCAGCATCACCATGGCGGCAGGCGTGGCCCTGCTCCTGGTCCTGCCCGTGGGCCTGGCCATCGTTCCCGCGATCCTGCTGGGCTTCGGCCTGGGCATCTTCCCGCTGGTTATGGTGATGATCAGCCGCAGCGGTTCAAGCACGGCCGAAACCACAGCGCTGTCCACGCTGGCCCAGTCCATCGGCTACCTGCTCGCCACCACCGGCCCGTTCGGGATGGGGCTCCTGCACAGCGCCACCGGCGGCTGGACCCTGCCCCTCGCTTTGCTGCTGGCCCTGGCGCTGGTTCAGGTTGTGGTGGCCCACTTGATCACAGGCAGCGCGATGACCCGCAGCGTTGCCGGCACTTCGCCCGGCAACCTGGCTGGCGCCTCTGCCGGCCGCGCCGCCGGCAAGCGGAAGTAG
- a CDS encoding FadR/GntR family transcriptional regulator: MALSPSHRPPLADEVTTKLRTMIQSGEWPLHQRIPSETGLINDLGVSRGTLREAIKALAHSGMLEVRRGDGTYVRATSEISGAARRMYQDHTEAHILEVRLGLDTQAARLAARNATADDVAALRALLTGRNEAWNAEDYEAWARADWGFHERVAQASGNPLLHELYVSFGAVVHEDLQKQLRRPGFEGLQHEGHDLLLAAIEHRDEDAAVATVNANLNSCAEWLAA; encoded by the coding sequence ATGGCTCTGAGCCCTTCCCACCGCCCGCCGCTGGCCGATGAAGTCACTACGAAGCTTCGGACCATGATTCAGTCCGGCGAGTGGCCCCTCCACCAGCGCATCCCGTCAGAAACCGGGTTGATAAATGATTTGGGCGTCTCACGCGGCACCCTCCGTGAGGCCATCAAAGCACTCGCGCACAGCGGCATGCTGGAAGTCCGCCGCGGCGATGGCACCTACGTGCGGGCCACCAGCGAAATCTCGGGCGCTGCCCGGCGCATGTACCAGGACCACACGGAGGCCCACATCCTGGAAGTCAGGCTGGGCCTGGACACGCAGGCGGCCCGGCTCGCCGCACGGAATGCAACGGCCGACGACGTCGCAGCCCTGCGCGCACTCCTCACCGGCCGGAACGAGGCCTGGAACGCGGAAGACTACGAGGCGTGGGCGCGGGCCGACTGGGGCTTCCATGAGCGCGTGGCACAGGCATCCGGCAATCCCCTGCTGCACGAGCTCTACGTCAGCTTCGGCGCCGTGGTGCACGAGGATCTTCAAAAGCAACTCCGCCGGCCCGGGTTCGAGGGACTCCAACACGAGGGGCATGACCTCCTGCTCGCGGCTATTGAGCATCGGGACGAGGACGCCGCCGTGGCAACCGTCAACGCAAACCTGAACTCCTGCGCGGAGTGGCTGGCCGCATAA
- a CDS encoding CYTH and CHAD domain-containing protein: MKASQGIEIEKKYEVGDDATVPALEGLPGVARVGTPHTAELEAVYFDTDRHTLASRRITLRRRTGGIDAGWHLKLPPEAPAGSGTEPQQRRELHAPLGQADVVPDVLLARVQAHLRGTEVTPVVRLETRRTTHALYGEDGGHLADLADDQVEATRLHGPAGEQPQRWREWELELVDGGPELFGPAEELLAAAGARPAGHASKLARALGGVSKGRGGLEEESPAALMAGKKAPAAAVVTVYVAEQLRQLLAEDAAVRLEEPEGVHDMRSAVRRIRSVLAAYRKLYRAVPVRRLRDELHWLGLLLGEPRDAEVLLGHLRAHLDELPPGEGTDAAREQVERKAGAAFDAGYRRLQEALQSERYFRLLDDLEGFCSQPPVLSRAVAPGRAMAAKVVEKSARRLRRSHKAAAHARRGTAHENALHQVRKDAKRLRHVAESAGLVHGGRARKVAKAAHRQQRILGDYHDAVIARNLLQTLEASQGLQEATAEVLAALRRRQTDLMEAAEAKYRKARKKSRDLLKPRVI, encoded by the coding sequence GTGAAGGCTTCCCAGGGAATCGAGATAGAGAAGAAGTACGAAGTCGGCGACGACGCCACAGTGCCGGCACTGGAAGGACTGCCAGGCGTTGCCCGTGTTGGGACTCCCCATACTGCTGAGCTTGAAGCTGTGTACTTCGACACCGACCGGCACACGCTCGCATCCCGCCGCATCACCCTGCGTCGCCGCACTGGTGGGATCGACGCCGGCTGGCACCTGAAGCTGCCCCCGGAAGCCCCTGCCGGATCCGGAACGGAACCCCAGCAGCGCCGGGAGCTGCACGCACCGCTTGGCCAGGCCGACGTCGTACCCGACGTCCTGCTTGCCCGCGTGCAGGCGCACCTGCGCGGGACGGAAGTGACGCCGGTTGTCCGGCTCGAAACACGGCGGACCACCCACGCGCTCTACGGGGAGGACGGCGGGCATCTGGCGGATCTGGCCGACGACCAGGTGGAGGCGACCCGCCTGCATGGTCCGGCAGGTGAACAGCCGCAGCGCTGGCGGGAGTGGGAACTGGAACTCGTGGACGGCGGGCCGGAGCTTTTCGGCCCCGCTGAGGAGCTCCTCGCAGCTGCCGGAGCCCGTCCCGCCGGGCACGCATCGAAACTCGCGCGGGCACTCGGCGGAGTTTCAAAGGGGAGGGGAGGACTTGAGGAGGAAAGTCCCGCGGCGCTGATGGCCGGAAAGAAGGCCCCGGCGGCCGCCGTCGTCACCGTGTACGTGGCGGAGCAGCTGCGGCAACTCCTCGCCGAGGATGCTGCGGTCAGGCTGGAGGAACCCGAGGGGGTCCACGACATGAGGTCCGCAGTCCGGCGCATCCGCTCTGTGCTGGCCGCCTACCGGAAGCTCTACCGGGCCGTGCCGGTGCGGCGCCTGCGGGACGAACTTCACTGGTTGGGCCTGTTGCTGGGCGAACCCAGGGACGCTGAGGTCCTGCTGGGCCATCTGCGGGCGCACCTTGATGAGCTCCCGCCGGGCGAGGGCACCGACGCGGCGAGGGAGCAGGTGGAGCGTAAGGCCGGGGCTGCGTTCGACGCCGGCTACCGGCGGCTTCAGGAGGCGCTGCAATCGGAGCGCTATTTCCGGCTGCTGGACGATCTTGAAGGCTTTTGCAGCCAGCCGCCGGTACTGTCGCGGGCCGTGGCCCCAGGACGTGCCATGGCCGCAAAGGTGGTGGAGAAGTCCGCCCGCCGGCTGCGGCGCTCGCACAAGGCTGCAGCGCATGCCCGGCGCGGGACCGCCCACGAAAACGCCCTTCACCAAGTGCGCAAGGACGCCAAGCGGCTGCGCCATGTGGCCGAGTCGGCGGGGCTGGTGCATGGCGGGCGCGCCAGGAAGGTGGCCAAGGCCGCCCACCGGCAGCAAAGGATCCTCGGCGATTACCACGACGCCGTGATTGCGCGGAACCTGCTCCAGACCCTCGAAGCGAGCCAAGGGCTGCAGGAGGCCACGGCTGAGGTACTGGCAGCACTTCGTAGACGCCAGACGGACCTGATGGAAGCGGCCGAGGCCAAGTACCGCAAGGCCCGCAAGAAGTCCCGCGACCTGCTGAAGCCCCGCGTCATCTAG
- the gabT gene encoding 4-aminobutyrate--2-oxoglutarate transaminase, giving the protein MTTTASDITFRLEQKRRIQADFPGPKSLALAERRKAVVAAGVASGVPVYVADADGGIIQDVDGNSFIDLGSGIAVTSVGASDPAVVGAVKEAVEHFTHTCFMVTPYEGYVAVAEQLNRLTPGDHEKRTVLFNSGAEAVENAIKVARLATGRDAVVAFDHAYHGRTNLTMALTAKAMPYKTNFGPFAPEVYRMPMSYPYREENPEITGAEAAKRAITMIEKQIGGDQVAAIIIEPIQGEGGFIVPAEGFLPALAEWAKEKGIVFIADEVQSGFCRTGEWFAVNHEGVIPDIMTLAKGIAGGMPLSAITGRADLLDAVHPGGLGGTYGGNPVACAAALASIGSMEEYDLAGRARHIEAVATTRLRELQTELAGSDSAVIGDVRGRGAMLAIELVQAGSKEPNPELTKAVAAACLKEGVIILTCGTYGNVIRLLPPLVITDELLNDGLDVLAAAIKANA; this is encoded by the coding sequence ATGACCACCACCGCATCAGACATCACCTTCCGCCTCGAGCAAAAGCGGCGCATCCAAGCCGACTTCCCGGGCCCCAAGTCGCTGGCCCTGGCCGAGCGGCGCAAGGCCGTGGTCGCCGCGGGCGTCGCGTCCGGCGTCCCGGTCTATGTTGCCGACGCCGACGGCGGCATCATCCAGGACGTCGACGGCAACTCCTTCATTGACCTGGGCTCCGGCATCGCCGTGACCAGCGTCGGGGCCTCGGATCCCGCCGTCGTAGGGGCCGTGAAGGAAGCCGTGGAGCACTTCACGCACACCTGCTTTATGGTCACCCCGTACGAAGGCTACGTCGCAGTGGCCGAGCAGCTGAACCGCCTCACCCCGGGCGACCACGAAAAGCGCACCGTCCTCTTCAACTCCGGCGCCGAGGCAGTGGAGAACGCCATCAAGGTGGCCCGCCTGGCCACCGGCCGCGACGCCGTCGTGGCTTTCGACCACGCCTACCACGGCCGCACCAACCTCACCATGGCGCTGACCGCCAAGGCCATGCCGTACAAGACCAACTTCGGCCCGTTCGCGCCCGAGGTCTACCGCATGCCCATGAGCTACCCGTACCGCGAGGAAAACCCGGAGATCACCGGCGCCGAGGCCGCCAAACGCGCCATCACCATGATCGAGAAGCAGATCGGCGGAGACCAGGTTGCCGCGATCATCATCGAGCCCATCCAGGGCGAGGGCGGCTTCATCGTCCCGGCCGAGGGCTTCCTCCCGGCGCTGGCCGAATGGGCCAAGGAGAAGGGCATCGTCTTTATCGCCGACGAGGTCCAGTCCGGTTTCTGCCGCACCGGTGAATGGTTCGCCGTCAACCACGAGGGCGTCATCCCGGACATCATGACCCTTGCCAAGGGAATCGCCGGCGGCATGCCGCTGTCCGCCATCACCGGCCGGGCAGACCTGCTCGACGCCGTCCACCCGGGCGGCCTGGGCGGCACCTATGGCGGCAACCCGGTGGCGTGTGCTGCCGCGCTGGCCTCCATCGGCTCCATGGAGGAATACGACCTCGCCGGCCGTGCCCGGCACATTGAAGCGGTGGCCACCACCCGGCTGCGTGAACTGCAGACCGAGCTGGCCGGGTCCGACTCTGCCGTGATCGGCGACGTCCGCGGCCGCGGTGCCATGCTGGCGATCGAACTGGTCCAGGCCGGCTCCAAGGAACCGAACCCGGAACTCACCAAAGCTGTTGCCGCCGCCTGCCTCAAGGAAGGCGTCATCATCCTCACCTGCGGCACCTACGGCAACGTCATCCGGCTCCTGCCGCCACTCGTCATCACCGACGAACTGCTGAACGACGGACTGGATGTCCTGGCCGCGGCCATCAAGGCCAACGCATAA
- a CDS encoding IS481 family transposase, producing MVHRNARLTPTGRRILVERVLTGRPVAHVAKEMGISRTCAHRWISRYRTHGWTGLQDRSSRPKSCPHATAAEVVADVLAQRVEHREGPTDLALRCGTSARTVSRILARAGMPRLWDLDPVTGARIRGSQATDRRYERDAPGDMIHVDVKKLGRIPAGGGWRADPFQSPANHRKSHQRMGFDYVHVAVDDYTRFAYAEVLPDEKGPTCAGFLARAAAAMAANGAPVRRVLTDNAFAYRLSRDFQNALAALGARHILIKPRHPWQNGKAERFNRTLQEGWAYRQPFTSNQARTDALQPWLNFYNNHRPHSSLGGKPPISRCNQPTD from the coding sequence ATGGTCCACCGTAATGCCCGATTGACTCCGACCGGTAGACGAATCCTCGTCGAACGCGTTCTGACTGGCCGTCCAGTTGCCCATGTAGCGAAGGAAATGGGCATCTCAAGGACCTGCGCGCACCGCTGGATCAGCAGATACCGGACCCACGGCTGGACCGGCTTGCAGGACCGCAGCTCCCGCCCAAAGTCATGCCCTCATGCCACCGCAGCGGAGGTCGTTGCAGATGTCCTGGCCCAGCGCGTGGAGCACCGGGAAGGGCCAACGGACCTGGCCTTGCGCTGCGGGACCAGCGCCCGGACTGTCTCCCGGATTCTGGCCAGGGCGGGCATGCCCAGGTTGTGGGACCTGGACCCCGTGACCGGGGCACGGATCCGGGGATCACAGGCGACCGACCGCCGCTACGAACGCGACGCGCCGGGCGACATGATCCACGTCGATGTCAAGAAACTTGGGCGCATCCCCGCAGGAGGTGGCTGGCGGGCAGACCCTTTCCAGAGCCCGGCAAACCACCGAAAATCGCATCAGAGGATGGGCTTTGACTACGTCCACGTCGCCGTGGACGACTACACCCGCTTTGCCTACGCCGAGGTCCTGCCCGACGAGAAAGGCCCGACCTGCGCAGGTTTCCTCGCCCGGGCGGCAGCGGCGATGGCAGCCAACGGAGCGCCTGTCCGGCGTGTCCTGACCGACAACGCCTTCGCATACCGGCTCTCCCGCGACTTCCAGAACGCACTCGCTGCACTGGGGGCCAGACACATCCTGATCAAACCCCGGCACCCCTGGCAAAACGGCAAAGCAGAACGCTTCAACCGGACCCTCCAGGAAGGCTGGGCCTACCGGCAACCCTTTACATCCAACCAAGCCCGCACCGACGCCCTGCAGCCCTGGCTAAACTTCTACAACAACCACCGGCCACACAGCAGCCTCGGAGGCAAACCACCCATCAGCAGGTGCAACCAACCTACTGACTGA
- the pelF gene encoding GT4 family glycosyltransferase PelF, translating into MKILLTTEGTYPYYQGGVSTWAHELVNGLPEHEFVVAAVIGGPDVTRAFNVPENTSIVPIPLWGTEKVDEYVQPDPKTRRRNSLRGKSREKALVELLLPAYEELIGHLLETREPRALGAAIADIARYCETNDLHEGLRDPRCWQLVRARLSEHPLLTDISMADAIDFARSLYRYLTPLAVPLPDVDVAHTSGAALCALPALAAKLNRGVPLLLTEHGVYVRERVLHLVRNDTPLLRKVLLGNLYRAIARCAYTHADVVLPVCAYNTNWEYELGADPASLQVVHNGVNPDEFVPREVELDRPTIAYVGRIEPLKDILGLINALHLVRREIPDVLLRIYGPEDDRRYAQRCRLAVATLQLEDNVVFEGATNDPVLAYQESDVVVLCSVSEGFPYTVVEAMCTGRPVVATAVGGVPEALNRPELLVEPQNPQALADALVALFRQTPAQRAAIGAEFRERAVELFSQERFLEAYRSLYLEVAHDYVA; encoded by the coding sequence ATGAAGATCCTACTGACCACCGAGGGAACCTACCCCTACTATCAAGGCGGAGTGTCAACGTGGGCACATGAACTGGTGAATGGGCTGCCCGAGCATGAGTTTGTGGTGGCTGCGGTCATCGGCGGCCCCGATGTGACCCGCGCTTTCAACGTCCCGGAGAACACCAGCATCGTGCCAATCCCGTTATGGGGAACGGAGAAGGTGGACGAGTATGTCCAGCCGGATCCCAAGACCCGACGACGGAACTCACTGCGGGGAAAGTCACGGGAAAAGGCACTGGTCGAGCTGCTCCTGCCGGCATACGAGGAGTTGATCGGACACCTCCTGGAGACCAGGGAACCCAGGGCCCTCGGTGCAGCCATCGCTGACATAGCCAGGTACTGCGAAACCAACGATCTGCATGAGGGATTGCGTGACCCTCGATGCTGGCAATTGGTGCGCGCCCGGCTCAGCGAGCATCCGCTCCTCACCGACATCTCCATGGCCGACGCCATCGACTTCGCCCGTTCCCTATATCGCTACCTGACGCCGCTGGCAGTTCCCCTGCCTGACGTGGACGTAGCGCATACGTCCGGGGCTGCGCTCTGCGCGCTGCCTGCACTCGCCGCCAAGCTGAACCGTGGCGTCCCACTGCTCCTGACCGAGCACGGGGTCTACGTACGGGAACGTGTGCTTCATCTGGTCCGAAACGACACGCCACTCCTACGAAAGGTGCTGCTGGGCAATCTCTACCGGGCCATTGCCCGTTGCGCCTACACGCATGCCGACGTCGTCCTGCCGGTCTGTGCGTACAACACCAACTGGGAGTATGAGTTGGGCGCTGATCCCGCCAGCCTGCAGGTGGTTCATAACGGGGTCAATCCTGACGAGTTCGTTCCGCGGGAGGTCGAGCTGGACAGGCCGACGATTGCCTACGTCGGTCGCATCGAGCCGCTCAAGGACATCCTGGGGCTCATCAACGCCCTCCACCTGGTCCGCCGCGAGATCCCTGACGTGCTCCTGCGGATCTACGGCCCTGAGGATGACCGCCGGTATGCCCAGCGTTGCCGGCTGGCCGTGGCAACCCTGCAGCTTGAGGATAACGTCGTGTTCGAAGGGGCTACAAACGACCCGGTCCTGGCCTACCAGGAGTCGGATGTTGTGGTGCTCTGCTCGGTGTCCGAGGGCTTTCCCTACACCGTGGTCGAGGCGATGTGTACCGGCCGACCGGTCGTTGCGACTGCAGTTGGCGGCGTACCCGAGGCATTGAACCGCCCCGAGTTGCTCGTTGAGCCGCAGAATCCGCAGGCATTGGCGGATGCACTCGTCGCCCTTTTCCGGCAGACACCCGCGCAACGCGCCGCGATCGGTGCGGAGTTCCGGGAGCGTGCTGTCGAGTTGTTCTCACAGGAGCGCTTCCTTGAGGCGTACCGTTCCCTCTACTTGGAGGTTGCCCATGACTACGTTGCCTGA
- a CDS encoding PucR family transcriptional regulator, with amino-acid sequence MAISLAALLGVKSLNLSKAGVAETTWHQDINWVAVTELEDPQRFINGGELILTTGLRLKSAPEQRRFVRQVQRAGAVGIGFGVGLSHDAVPPALLAEANRWGLPVVEVPYATPFIAIGKLVADAQSADHYAKLERLIAGHQVLARALLTGGGLAELLKHLGGMLRADIALTQFTAQLYNSSTDTPQADTWASYPIPTGRRDACTLWVRKPFEDSGIIGYAQNLISVELNNMVKQRQSERALCGQVLEDVIHGALEISEAQRRLAGVGVNSTRKNVVLLAVSAAHHKALVSTSVPRELENTVAAVVGKDLMLVMNDDGGAAPALARKLSDHLAEAGIHATIGIGGAYTKPNGLRWSYFEARDAASHGLPVNEPERLSLTSLLLASEDVPLADMAHESLNPLRTFDAAHGAELMTTLESYLNNNGSVAAVAEELTLHRNTVRYRLAQITELTGYDPAVTTDRVQLWLALAVARLSARQGK; translated from the coding sequence ATGGCCATTTCCCTCGCTGCCCTTCTGGGTGTCAAGTCCCTGAACCTGTCCAAGGCAGGGGTAGCCGAGACCACCTGGCACCAGGACATCAACTGGGTGGCAGTGACCGAACTCGAGGACCCGCAGCGGTTCATCAATGGCGGTGAACTGATCCTTACCACCGGCCTGCGGCTGAAGTCGGCGCCCGAGCAGCGGCGGTTCGTGCGGCAGGTGCAGCGGGCCGGCGCCGTGGGCATCGGCTTTGGTGTGGGGCTTTCGCATGACGCGGTGCCGCCGGCACTGCTCGCGGAGGCGAACCGGTGGGGCCTGCCCGTTGTGGAGGTCCCGTACGCGACGCCGTTCATCGCCATCGGCAAGCTGGTGGCTGACGCCCAGTCGGCGGACCACTACGCCAAGCTCGAGCGCCTGATCGCCGGGCACCAGGTCCTGGCGCGAGCACTGCTGACGGGCGGGGGCCTGGCCGAGCTCCTCAAGCATCTGGGCGGCATGCTGCGGGCGGACATTGCCCTCACCCAGTTCACTGCCCAGCTGTACAACAGCAGCACGGACACCCCGCAGGCGGACACCTGGGCCTCCTACCCCATCCCCACTGGCCGGCGCGACGCCTGCACGCTGTGGGTCCGCAAGCCCTTCGAGGACTCGGGCATTATCGGCTACGCCCAGAACCTGATCAGCGTTGAACTGAACAACATGGTCAAGCAGCGCCAGTCCGAGCGTGCCCTGTGCGGGCAGGTGCTGGAGGACGTGATCCACGGGGCGCTGGAAATTAGCGAGGCCCAGCGCCGCCTCGCCGGCGTCGGCGTGAACAGCACCCGCAAGAACGTGGTGCTGCTGGCCGTCTCCGCGGCCCATCACAAAGCGCTGGTGAGCACGTCGGTGCCGCGGGAGCTGGAGAACACCGTTGCCGCCGTCGTGGGCAAGGACCTGATGCTGGTGATGAACGACGACGGCGGTGCGGCGCCGGCACTCGCGCGGAAGCTGAGCGACCATCTGGCTGAGGCGGGCATCCACGCGACCATCGGCATCGGCGGCGCGTACACCAAGCCCAACGGCCTGCGCTGGAGCTACTTCGAGGCGCGCGACGCGGCAAGCCACGGACTCCCCGTCAACGAGCCGGAGCGGCTGAGCCTGACGTCACTGCTGCTGGCCAGTGAGGACGTGCCGCTGGCTGACATGGCCCACGAGTCCCTGAATCCGCTCCGCACTTTCGACGCCGCCCACGGCGCCGAACTGATGACCACGCTGGAAAGCTACCTCAACAACAACGGGTCCGTGGCCGCCGTCGCCGAGGAACTCACCCTGCACCGGAACACGGTCCGCTACCGGTTGGCGCAGATCACCGAACTGACCGGTTACGACCCCGCCGTCACCACCGACCGCGTGCAGCTCTGGCTCGCGCTGGCGGTGGCCCGGCTGTCCGCGCGCCAGGGAAAGTAG